ttattgattatttactaataaaaaattataattatattttcgcTTTTGACATAATGTTTGAATCGGAtctttgttgttttccagattAATGAGTAACTACCAACTGCtaacatattaatttaataatcaaaTTTCAAATGAAAAATTCAGAAACTatcaaagtaaaataaaaaagaacaaacaaagatttattttatttatttatttaaaataaaaactctctAAAGATTCGTGAAGACATGTGATCACATGATCTCAATCGGTCGGTTCCACTATACCCGCCTGATTGATAACAAGTATTTTCATTTATCCATAAATCATGCAACCATGTCCTTTGTaccttcattttaaaaataaaaatatatatatttatagactttaatataataatattaaattatttttaattagtagCCACAAATTTTGAGGATTAATTTTATGTGGatagtaaaataaatattaaaaaaataaaattatggtacttcaaaattcaataaaaattaattatgattaaaaatataaaaattataaatgttttgttattttaattaacaagtgcagtaataaataattttatgaaaaaaatattacatatatacaaattaaaaaggaacagaatataatttaattatgcatataaaacttatttatagctcataaaatatcaaataaaaataataaaaatattattttattaattcaaatttaattgaaattaaaaatctcaaataatataattgaaaatttaaaaatgatttaatattattaaattgaatttattagtaataattacatatttacataatatatattatataaaaaataaacaataattagTAAATAAAATCCTTTAGAAAGCTGTTAGGTATTGCCGTTAATTAATAATCATAGGTACATTTGACCAGTAAATCTCTATTTCTTTTCCTCAGCAGACAAGTCTTAGTCAAAAACGTTGAAGCCTTGAAGCCTGCACCTTCCGTGGCACTTTTCATTTTCTTACTCTTtccctttaaaatattttcccaGAAAATCTCTCTTCATTTCCCTACTCTCCTTTTAAGCCCTTCTCACTCCTTCCCCCATCCCTCACACCTACACCCATAGCAGCAGAGAGCGcctccctcctcctcctcctcctccttgatCTTGTACATACACACAAAAGATCAGAAAACAAGAGATGGGTTTTGCAAAGGAAGAGAAATCAATCATCAGAGTTTTAAAGACTGTATTCTTCTTGATTGCTTTGTTAATCTCTTTCCTTCTATTTTCTGCTCCTGTTCTTCTTGTTATAGCTGATACTGTTCTTCCATTTTCTCTTCTATCTgcttctctctcttcttcttcttcttctttatcatTTAAAACTCTCTCTTCCCATTTCAGTAACTATGATTTCAGATATTCTCTCATTGATATTCCCCTCATATCCATCATCAGATCATCAATCATCATCTGTAAGTATCCACAGATTgaatattaattgatttttttcagaatttttcatttatttttttgatttatttgCAGGTGTTTATAGTTTCTGTGATGGACCAAGGCTTTCAAGAGGGCCATATCTGGGGATTACAGCTATTTGTTCTGTGTTGTCTGTAATTTATGTTTCATTgaaagctccttatgtgttcagTGTTTCAAGAATgaatgatgaaggagaaggagaatatTCAAAAGCCATGGAAATTGCTTTGTTCATTTGCTCATGGGTTTTAGCAATTGCTCATATTGTTGTAGCATATAGAACAAGTtgcaaagaaagaagaaagcttCTTGTTTACAAAATTGACATTGAAGCTGTaagtttccttttcttttcttttcttttcttttcttttcttgcaagATAATGTTAAATGGAAAACAGTTTTTAAATTAAGGGAATAATTATTGGGGAGAATAGGAAAATATAGAATGAAAAATCTTAAGAATTGAGAAATTATACAATATAATTGTTATAACATTGCTTaatataataaactaaaaaaaataaaaaaatttaataattgcaCTCACTGGCTTAATTCGATGGTAAGTGCATGtgcttaaatagaataaatctcAATTAGGTTCCGTCCCCAGttgtcatttaaaaaaaaattaataattaaaacctaaatttaaatattttcatttgtctaatttaaattcaaagttttgagaatattatttaatttagacTTAGGATGCCCATGAAATTCCCCCACCAAACGACCATGTgtgaattattttctgaaattGCCCAGTTAG
This region of Manihot esculenta cultivar AM560-2 chromosome 10, M.esculenta_v8, whole genome shotgun sequence genomic DNA includes:
- the LOC110624582 gene encoding uncharacterized protein LOC110624582, which produces MGFAKEEKSIIRVLKTVFFLIALLISFLLFSAPVLLVIADTVLPFSLLSASLSSSSSSLSFKTLSSHFSNYDFRYSLIDIPLISIIRSSIIICVYSFCDGPRLSRGPYLGITAICSVLSVIYVSLKAPYVFSVSRMNDEGEGEYSKAMEIALFICSWVLAIAHIVVAYRTSCKERRKLLVYKIDIEAVSACKNGFPGYKKIPKEERIK